The following are encoded together in the Streptomyces sp. NBC_01465 genome:
- a CDS encoding M20/M25/M40 family metallo-hydrolase — MTDDIGRLVRTESPSSDLAAVARSAEVVAEVAAPYLGTGPEVLTADGRTHLRWRLGSGPRRVLLLGHHDTVWPLGSLAAQPFTVRDGVLRGPGCFDMKAGLVMAFHALAALAAVGTVDGVTLLVTGDEELGSPSSRELIESEAAGCAAALVLEASADGGALKTERKGVSLYEIRVDGRAAHAGLEPERGVNAAVETAHQILAVAALSAPGTGTTVTPTLLSAGTTSNTVPAHGLFHADVRVRDTAEQDRVDAALHGLRPVLDGAQVTVTGGPNRPPLPRTASDALYRRARRLAGELGIGELASAAVGGASDGNFTAGIGVPTLDGLGAVGGGAHAADEHVLVAELPRRTALLAALVDSLLAAGGSTR, encoded by the coding sequence ATGACCGACGACATCGGGCGCCTGGTGCGCACCGAGTCGCCCTCGTCCGACCTGGCCGCCGTGGCCCGCAGTGCGGAGGTGGTCGCCGAGGTCGCCGCACCGTATCTGGGCACCGGTCCCGAGGTGCTCACCGCGGACGGCCGCACCCATCTGCGCTGGCGGCTGGGCAGCGGACCCCGGCGGGTCCTGCTGCTCGGCCACCACGACACCGTGTGGCCCCTCGGGTCCCTGGCCGCGCAGCCCTTCACCGTCCGCGACGGTGTGCTGCGGGGGCCCGGCTGCTTCGACATGAAGGCCGGACTCGTCATGGCCTTCCACGCCCTGGCCGCGCTGGCCGCCGTAGGAACGGTCGACGGGGTGACGCTCCTGGTGACCGGGGACGAGGAGCTCGGCTCGCCGTCGTCGCGGGAGCTGATCGAGTCCGAGGCGGCCGGGTGCGCGGCGGCGCTGGTCCTGGAGGCGTCGGCCGACGGCGGCGCGCTGAAGACGGAACGCAAAGGAGTCTCCCTGTACGAGATACGGGTCGACGGCCGGGCCGCCCACGCGGGCCTGGAGCCGGAGCGCGGAGTCAACGCCGCCGTCGAGACCGCCCACCAGATCCTCGCGGTCGCCGCACTGTCCGCCCCCGGCACCGGCACCACGGTCACCCCGACCCTCCTGAGTGCGGGGACCACCTCCAACACCGTTCCCGCGCACGGTCTGTTCCACGCCGACGTCCGCGTGCGCGACACCGCCGAACAGGACCGCGTGGACGCCGCTCTCCACGGGCTGAGGCCCGTACTGGACGGCGCGCAGGTCACCGTGACCGGCGGACCGAACCGCCCGCCCCTGCCCCGTACGGCATCGGACGCGCTCTACCGCCGTGCCCGGCGACTCGCCGGAGAGCTGGGCATCGGAGAGCTCGCGTCCGCCGCCGTGGGCGGAGCGTCGGACGGCAACTTCACCGCGGGCATCGGCGTCCCGACCCTGGACGGGCTCGGCGCGGTGGGCGGCGGTGCGCACGCCGCCGACGAACATGTGCTCGTCGCCGAACTCCCGCGCCGTACAGCCCTGTTGGCGGCACTCGTCGACTCCCTTCTCGCTGCCGGCGGGAGCACCCGATGA
- a CDS encoding dipeptide/oligopeptide/nickel ABC transporter permease/ATP-binding protein, with translation MPAPASRSRWAAVARTPVGAGAGLLLLAVVVLAVVAPVLWGDRASAVDTSALQEGPSGAHLLGTDNLGRDILFRVLVATRLSLVLAVTATLIGLVLGLLLGAVPSVLPRRTGRLVTSAVNIAVAFPGLLLALFFAVIFGVGATGAVLAIGLAMAPAFARLTQTLGAAVAGQDFVAAARTVGVGRIRILVRHILPNIAEPLAVNATIGAGSSLLAFAGLSFLGLGIQAPDYDWGRLLGEGLGRISLTPAPALAPCVAVVVTGLAFNLFGEAAAAALGVRTLSPGTPGCSPLPAPAADVVPREPDDQGQPVLAVEDLRVAFLGPTGWTTPVRGVSFAVRPGEAVGVVGESGSGKSLTAMAVSRLVEPPAQVTAARLEFAGVPLLETGERELRSLLGTSLAMVFQDPMSSFNPVTTVGRQLAEVAEQHQHLSRRAAFARAVDRLRAVRIPAPERRARQYPYEFSGGMRQRAMIGMGLMGDPRLIIADEPTTALDVTVQQQVLRLLAEVREQRSTAVLLISHDITVVAGTCDRVLVMYAGRIVEELPAADLFSGAQHPYTRALLAAVPDLDTDRDRPLAVIPGRPPEPDQVERGCAFAPRCPRADDHCRREDPEPVTRSGGSRIACWHPVRGGSELFEQSTTGGTA, from the coding sequence ATGCCTGCCCCCGCCTCTCGTTCCCGCTGGGCAGCGGTCGCCCGTACCCCCGTGGGTGCCGGCGCCGGGCTGCTGCTCCTCGCGGTCGTCGTCCTGGCCGTCGTCGCCCCGGTCCTGTGGGGGGACCGGGCGTCCGCGGTCGACACGTCAGCCCTCCAGGAAGGGCCTTCCGGCGCCCACCTGTTGGGCACGGACAACCTGGGCCGCGACATCCTCTTCCGCGTGTTGGTGGCGACCCGGCTGTCGCTGGTCCTCGCGGTGACCGCGACCCTCATCGGCCTGGTCCTCGGACTGCTCCTGGGCGCGGTGCCCTCGGTCCTGCCGCGTCGTACGGGCAGGCTCGTGACCTCCGCGGTGAACATCGCCGTGGCCTTCCCCGGTCTGCTGCTCGCCCTGTTCTTCGCCGTCATCTTCGGAGTGGGCGCGACCGGCGCGGTGCTCGCCATCGGCCTCGCGATGGCCCCGGCCTTCGCCCGGCTCACCCAGACCCTCGGCGCAGCGGTCGCGGGCCAGGACTTCGTGGCCGCCGCCCGGACCGTCGGCGTGGGCCGGATCCGGATCCTCGTACGCCACATCCTGCCCAATATCGCCGAGCCGCTGGCCGTCAACGCCACCATCGGCGCGGGCAGTTCACTGCTGGCCTTCGCCGGACTCTCCTTCCTGGGCCTGGGCATACAGGCACCGGACTACGACTGGGGCCGGCTGCTCGGCGAGGGGCTGGGCCGTATCAGCCTCACCCCCGCCCCCGCGCTCGCACCGTGCGTCGCGGTCGTCGTCACCGGCTTGGCGTTCAACCTCTTCGGCGAGGCCGCGGCCGCCGCCCTCGGCGTTCGCACCCTGTCGCCGGGCACCCCCGGGTGCAGCCCCCTCCCGGCGCCCGCCGCGGACGTCGTCCCGAGGGAGCCTGACGACCAGGGGCAGCCGGTCCTCGCGGTGGAGGACCTGCGGGTGGCCTTCCTCGGCCCGACAGGCTGGACCACCCCGGTGCGCGGCGTCAGCTTCGCCGTACGGCCGGGCGAAGCCGTCGGTGTGGTGGGGGAGTCCGGTTCGGGGAAGAGCCTGACCGCGATGGCGGTGTCCCGGCTCGTCGAACCACCGGCCCAAGTCACCGCCGCACGGCTGGAGTTCGCGGGTGTGCCCCTGCTCGAAACCGGCGAACGGGAACTGCGTTCCCTGCTCGGCACCTCGCTGGCGATGGTCTTCCAGGACCCGATGTCCTCGTTCAACCCGGTCACGACCGTGGGGCGGCAGCTCGCCGAGGTCGCCGAACAGCATCAACACCTCAGCCGGCGGGCCGCGTTCGCGCGGGCCGTGGACCGGCTGCGCGCCGTACGCATACCCGCACCGGAGCGGCGCGCGCGCCAGTACCCGTACGAGTTCAGCGGAGGGATGCGGCAGCGCGCCATGATCGGCATGGGGCTGATGGGCGACCCCCGGCTGATCATCGCGGACGAGCCGACCACCGCCCTCGACGTCACCGTGCAGCAGCAGGTGCTGCGCCTGCTCGCCGAGGTGCGCGAACAGCGCTCCACCGCCGTTCTGCTGATCAGCCATGACATCACGGTCGTCGCCGGCACCTGCGACCGGGTGCTGGTCATGTACGCCGGCCGGATCGTCGAGGAGCTGCCCGCCGCCGACCTGTTCAGCGGCGCCCAACACCCCTACACGCGGGCGCTGTTGGCCGCCGTACCGGACCTCGACACCGACCGCGACCGGCCCCTGGCGGTGATCCCCGGCCGTCCACCGGAGCCGGACCAGGTGGAGCGGGGGTGCGCGTTCGCCCCGCGCTGCCCGCGCGCCGACGACCACTGCCGCCGCGAGGATCCCGAGCCCGTCACCCGCTCCGGCGGGAGCCGGATCGCCTGCTGGCACCCCGTCCGGGGCGGGAGCGAACTCTTCGAGCAGAGCACCACAGGAGGCACCGCATGA
- a CDS encoding serine hydrolase, protein MTRRLGFDDLYSIALPEQPALSPDGTRIVYVLHTADREHDREDRALWTVAAGGGSARRLTRGTADTAPAWSPDGRWIAFLRGGEGPQQLWLLPSEGGEPEQVTSLPGGAGAPVWSPDGTALAFPAPVDSRHDAGSSVEVPAPVVADRIGYKADGRGPFGTVRSHLHVVDLDSRETRQVTHGDWHAGAPAWSPDGRSLAFCAARGADADLTLRSEAYVVDRLTPGAEPLRVGTAEGAAHAVNWTSDGEALLVVGRTDTALGHASVLRVPLDGGAPADLTAGLDRNVMPGGPGYPGALPRPAPDGRSVLFCLRDHGCTHLYATSADGGAPRVLVGGAGRVVSGLSTAGDTAVVVLATADSYGEVVAVELSTGRERVLTRHGASLGETALFAPQEREFTVSDGTVVHGWLLRDPAAAGPGPLLLDIHGGPHNAWNGAADPFHPYHQVLVARGWSVLLLNPRGSDGYGEEFFTAAIGAWGTADAPDLLEPLDTLVAEQIADPRRLAVAGYSYGGYMTCYLTGRDDRFAAAVAGGVVSDLTSMCGTSDEAHSLAVAELGGPPWENRERYAELSPISRVEHVHTPTLVVHGAVDERCPAGQAEQWFTALRTRGVPTRLVLYPGGSHLFLLEGPPSHRVDLGRRIVDWVERHAGERGRPGRPPLDTAHWQRRLDELAARHRVPGAVLGISRGGELALAASGLLNKDTGVRTTEDSLFQIGSITKVWTTTLIMQLADEGKLDLDAPVTDVLPELRLSDPYAAKQLTVRHLLTHTSGVDGDIFTDTGRGDDCLESYVGELRSAAQIHPLGETFSYCNSGFVLAGRIVEKLTGTTWDNALKERLCAPLGLTHTVTLPEEALRFRTATGHDAQGDEDPRPVPVWGLPRSCGPAGLITATAADVLAFARMHLSGGTTADGTRVLTQQAAHAMTEQQVALPDVHTLGDSWGLGWIRFGADGHRLVGHDGNTIGQSAFLRLLPDQDLAVTLLTNGGGARDLYLDLFGELFAELAGVDLPQPLEPPAEPVTVDIGRHLGTYERAGARLEVLEGADGPRLRHTVTGPLAAMTPDPVQEADLVPVKDDLFVVRLPGSVAWTPVTFYALPTGEPYLHFGVRATPKVS, encoded by the coding sequence GTGACGCGACGCCTGGGTTTCGACGATCTCTACTCCATCGCGCTGCCGGAGCAGCCGGCGCTGTCCCCGGACGGCACACGCATCGTCTACGTACTGCACACCGCCGACCGCGAACACGACCGTGAGGACCGGGCGTTGTGGACCGTGGCGGCCGGCGGCGGCAGCGCACGCAGGCTCACCCGCGGCACCGCCGACACCGCGCCGGCGTGGTCGCCCGACGGCCGGTGGATCGCGTTCCTGCGCGGCGGCGAAGGCCCGCAGCAGCTGTGGCTCCTGCCCTCCGAGGGGGGCGAACCCGAGCAGGTCACCAGTCTTCCCGGGGGTGCGGGGGCGCCGGTGTGGAGCCCGGACGGCACCGCGCTCGCCTTCCCGGCCCCTGTCGACAGCCGCCACGATGCGGGGAGTTCCGTAGAGGTGCCCGCCCCCGTGGTGGCGGACCGGATCGGCTACAAGGCCGACGGCCGGGGCCCGTTCGGCACCGTCCGCAGCCATCTGCACGTCGTGGACCTCGACAGCCGCGAGACCAGGCAGGTCACCCACGGCGACTGGCATGCGGGAGCGCCGGCCTGGTCGCCGGACGGGCGCAGCCTCGCCTTCTGCGCGGCACGTGGCGCCGACGCCGATCTGACGCTGCGCTCCGAGGCGTACGTCGTCGACCGCCTCACCCCCGGCGCCGAACCGCTGCGCGTCGGCACCGCAGAAGGCGCCGCGCACGCCGTCAACTGGACCTCCGACGGCGAGGCGTTGCTCGTCGTAGGCCGTACGGACACCGCGCTGGGCCACGCGAGCGTGCTGCGCGTCCCGCTGGACGGCGGCGCACCGGCCGACCTCACGGCCGGACTCGACCGCAATGTGATGCCCGGCGGTCCCGGCTACCCGGGCGCACTGCCCCGGCCTGCTCCCGACGGTCGGTCGGTGCTGTTCTGCCTGCGCGACCACGGTTGCACGCACCTGTACGCGACGAGCGCCGACGGCGGCGCACCCCGCGTGCTCGTCGGCGGTGCGGGCCGTGTCGTCTCCGGACTGTCCACCGCAGGTGACACCGCCGTGGTCGTCCTGGCGACCGCTGACTCGTACGGCGAGGTCGTGGCCGTCGAGCTCTCCACCGGCCGCGAACGGGTGCTCACCCGGCACGGGGCCAGCCTGGGGGAGACGGCGCTGTTCGCGCCGCAGGAACGGGAGTTCACCGTCTCGGACGGCACCGTCGTGCACGGATGGCTGCTGCGCGACCCGGCCGCCGCAGGCCCCGGTCCGCTGCTGCTCGACATCCACGGCGGCCCGCACAACGCCTGGAACGGCGCGGCGGATCCCTTCCACCCGTACCACCAGGTGCTGGTCGCCCGCGGCTGGTCGGTGCTGCTGCTCAACCCCCGCGGCAGCGACGGCTACGGGGAGGAGTTCTTCACCGCGGCAATCGGCGCCTGGGGCACGGCCGACGCACCCGACCTCCTCGAACCGCTGGACACCCTGGTCGCCGAGCAGATAGCCGACCCGCGGCGCCTCGCCGTCGCCGGCTACAGCTACGGCGGCTACATGACCTGCTACCTGACCGGCCGAGACGACCGCTTCGCCGCCGCCGTCGCCGGAGGCGTAGTCAGCGACCTCACCAGCATGTGCGGTACGAGCGACGAGGCCCACTCGCTGGCGGTGGCCGAACTCGGCGGCCCGCCGTGGGAGAACCGCGAGCGCTACGCCGAACTCTCCCCGATCTCCCGGGTGGAGCACGTCCACACCCCGACCCTCGTCGTGCACGGAGCAGTCGACGAGCGCTGCCCGGCCGGACAGGCCGAGCAGTGGTTCACCGCGCTCAGGACGCGCGGCGTCCCCACCCGACTCGTGCTCTACCCGGGCGGTTCTCACCTCTTCCTGCTCGAAGGACCGCCCTCCCACCGCGTCGATCTCGGCCGCCGCATCGTCGACTGGGTGGAACGCCACGCCGGCGAGCGCGGACGTCCCGGCCGCCCTCCGCTGGACACCGCGCACTGGCAGCGACGGCTCGACGAGCTCGCGGCCCGCCACCGTGTGCCGGGCGCCGTCCTGGGCATCTCGCGCGGCGGCGAACTCGCCCTGGCGGCAAGCGGTCTGCTCAACAAGGACACCGGGGTGCGGACCACCGAGGACTCGCTCTTCCAGATCGGGTCGATCACCAAGGTGTGGACCACGACCCTGATCATGCAACTGGCCGACGAGGGGAAACTCGACCTCGACGCCCCCGTCACCGACGTCCTGCCGGAGCTGCGGCTCTCCGATCCGTACGCGGCGAAGCAGCTGACCGTACGGCATCTGCTCACCCACACCAGCGGCGTCGACGGCGACATCTTCACCGACACCGGCCGGGGCGACGACTGCCTGGAGAGCTACGTCGGCGAACTCCGCTCGGCGGCGCAGATCCATCCGCTGGGCGAGACGTTCTCGTACTGCAACTCCGGGTTCGTGCTGGCCGGCCGGATCGTCGAGAAGCTCACCGGCACGACCTGGGACAACGCCCTCAAGGAGCGCCTCTGCGCACCCCTGGGGCTCACGCACACCGTCACCCTGCCCGAGGAGGCGCTCCGTTTCCGTACGGCGACGGGCCACGACGCCCAGGGCGATGAGGACCCGCGGCCGGTTCCGGTGTGGGGCCTGCCCCGCTCGTGCGGACCGGCCGGACTGATCACCGCGACGGCCGCCGACGTGCTCGCCTTCGCCCGCATGCACCTGTCGGGCGGCACCACCGCCGACGGCACCCGCGTCCTGACGCAACAGGCCGCACACGCGATGACCGAGCAGCAGGTCGCCCTGCCGGACGTGCACACGCTCGGGGACTCCTGGGGGCTGGGCTGGATCCGCTTCGGCGCCGACGGCCACCGGCTCGTCGGACACGACGGCAACACCATCGGCCAGTCGGCGTTCCTGCGCCTGCTGCCCGACCAGGATCTCGCCGTCACGCTCCTCACCAACGGAGGGGGCGCCCGCGACCTCTACCTGGACCTGTTCGGCGAGCTCTTCGCCGAACTGGCCGGAGTCGACCTGCCGCAGCCGCTGGAGCCGCCCGCCGAGCCGGTGACCGTCGACATCGGCCGCCACCTCGGCACGTACGAACGGGCCGGTGCGCGCCTGGAGGTCCTTGAGGGCGCCGACGGACCGCGCCTGCGCCACACGGTGACGGGACCGCTCGCCGCCATGACGCCCGATCCGGTGCAGGAGGCCGACCTGGTGCCCGTGAAGGACGACCTCTTCGTCGTACGGCTGCCGGGCAGCGTGGCCTGGACCCCCGTGACGTTCTACGCACTCCCGACGGGCGAGCCGTATCTGCACTTCGGCGTGCGCGCGACCCCGAAGGTGTCCTGA
- a CDS encoding ABC transporter substrate-binding protein gives MRGTAAHTGRALPLVAAVALLTAGCGGASGSGSGGGEGKLANGRTFTTAVASDPGALDPAKTVLSIAIGINRYLYDPLIHLDDRGEPEAGLAQKWQATVSTASFTLRPGLTCSDGSPLTASDVAANINYIGAPENKSPMAGVLVQPGTKARADDGKRTVTLTSGAPDAFLLRNAGSVPIACGAGLKDRTVLAKGGKGSGTGMFTLTEAVAGDHYTLTRRKDYSWGPGASTQKAEGLPDKVTIRVIPNETTAANLLTSGELNAAVVAGPEQKRLAAQKLFHADVQAPLGELYFNQTAGRPGADETVRRALVQALSLPDVGKVITNGTGKPSQGLVTDEPRACTGDSVTGNLLRHDLAAAKSALDAAGWTPGPGGTRTKDGKKLALSLMYATQNGPAVAAGAELIQQEWKSLGADVTLKPADSPALNSTLYGSGNWDVSMAPFGLGAPTQLVPFMSGPTPPKGLNFAGVQNPAYTALVQQASSRAGSAGCPQWQQAETELIKHLDAVPYYNSLTPVFGASARFRVSQSAIVPSSIRMYAN, from the coding sequence ATGAGAGGCACCGCGGCACACACCGGACGCGCCCTGCCCCTGGTGGCGGCCGTCGCGCTTCTGACCGCCGGCTGCGGCGGGGCGTCGGGGTCCGGCAGCGGCGGCGGGGAGGGCAAGCTCGCAAACGGCAGGACGTTCACCACGGCCGTCGCCTCCGACCCCGGAGCCCTCGACCCGGCGAAGACGGTGTTGTCGATCGCCATCGGGATCAACCGCTACCTGTACGACCCGCTCATCCACCTCGACGACCGCGGCGAGCCCGAGGCGGGCCTCGCGCAGAAGTGGCAGGCGACCGTCAGCACGGCGTCCTTCACCCTGCGCCCCGGCCTCACGTGCTCCGACGGTTCGCCGCTGACCGCGAGCGATGTGGCCGCGAACATCAACTACATCGGTGCCCCGGAGAACAAGTCGCCGATGGCAGGCGTGCTCGTGCAGCCGGGCACCAAGGCCCGGGCCGACGACGGGAAGCGGACCGTCACGCTCACCAGCGGCGCCCCCGACGCGTTCCTGCTGCGCAACGCCGGTTCCGTACCGATCGCCTGCGGTGCGGGTCTCAAGGACCGCACGGTGCTGGCCAAGGGCGGCAAGGGGAGCGGCACCGGCATGTTCACCCTGACCGAAGCCGTCGCCGGGGACCACTACACCCTCACCCGGCGCAAGGACTACAGCTGGGGCCCGGGCGCCTCCACGCAGAAGGCCGAAGGGCTGCCGGACAAGGTGACGATACGGGTGATCCCCAACGAGACCACGGCCGCCAACCTGCTCACCTCCGGAGAGCTGAACGCCGCTGTGGTCGCCGGCCCCGAACAGAAGCGGCTGGCCGCGCAGAAGCTGTTCCACGCGGATGTGCAGGCACCGCTGGGCGAGCTGTACTTCAACCAGACCGCAGGCCGCCCCGGAGCGGACGAGACGGTGCGCCGGGCGCTGGTCCAGGCGCTGAGCCTGCCCGACGTGGGCAAGGTGATCACCAACGGCACCGGAAAGCCCTCCCAGGGCCTGGTCACCGACGAACCACGGGCCTGCACCGGCGACTCGGTCACCGGCAACCTTCTCCGGCACGACCTCGCCGCCGCCAAGTCCGCACTGGACGCGGCAGGTTGGACACCCGGCCCCGGCGGGACACGGACCAAGGACGGCAAGAAGCTCGCACTGAGCCTGATGTACGCCACCCAGAACGGGCCCGCCGTGGCCGCGGGCGCCGAACTGATCCAGCAGGAGTGGAAGAGCCTGGGGGCCGACGTCACGCTGAAGCCGGCGGACAGCCCCGCGCTGAACAGCACGCTCTACGGCTCCGGCAACTGGGACGTCTCCATGGCCCCGTTCGGCCTCGGTGCGCCGACCCAGCTGGTCCCGTTCATGTCGGGGCCGACACCGCCGAAGGGCCTGAACTTCGCCGGCGTCCAGAACCCCGCCTACACCGCGCTCGTGCAGCAGGCCTCGTCCCGGGCAGGCTCAGCCGGCTGCCCGCAGTGGCAGCAGGCCGAGACGGAGTTGATCAAGCACCTCGATGCGGTGCCGTACTACAACTCCCTCACCCCGGTCTTCGGCGCTTCCGCCCGCTTCAGGGTCAGTCAGAGCGCGATCGTCCCGTCCTCGATCCGCATGTACGCCAACTAG
- a CDS encoding ABC transporter permease — MTTATAVATAPATPASTWRANRWLRFGLRRSARLAVSLWVLVTAAFLMIHLVPGDPVRAALGMTASPGMVAARRAELGLDTPLWHQYLHFLGGLFTGELGSSTISGQPVTQTIGDRLPATLQLAGLAFVLALVIAVPLGTAMAALTRGGRRRGAELAFTSGSVLLAAVPEFLLAVVLAYVFAVRLGWFPVAGRQGPGSYVLPVLALAAGPASVLARIGRVEMLSVLSHDYVRTARAKRLPPRRVYVRHALPNALTATLTLGGLLLSALVAGTVLVENVFAWPGLGSTIVQSILQKDYPVVQGIVLVYGTGVLVVNLLVDVALALLDPRSAIREA; from the coding sequence ATGACGACTGCGACAGCCGTCGCGACGGCGCCCGCGACGCCGGCCTCCACCTGGCGCGCCAACCGCTGGCTGCGGTTCGGCCTCCGCAGATCGGCCCGGCTCGCCGTGTCGCTGTGGGTCCTGGTCACCGCGGCGTTCCTGATGATCCATCTCGTTCCCGGTGACCCGGTCCGCGCCGCCCTGGGCATGACCGCCTCGCCCGGCATGGTCGCGGCGCGGCGCGCGGAGCTCGGTCTCGACACCCCGCTGTGGCACCAGTATCTGCACTTCCTGGGCGGGCTGTTCACCGGCGAACTGGGCAGCTCCACCATCAGCGGCCAGCCCGTGACGCAGACCATCGGCGACCGGCTGCCCGCGACCCTGCAACTGGCCGGCCTCGCCTTCGTACTGGCCCTCGTCATCGCGGTCCCCCTCGGCACGGCGATGGCAGCCCTGACCCGGGGCGGGCGCAGGCGCGGCGCCGAACTCGCCTTCACCTCGGGCAGCGTGCTGCTGGCCGCCGTACCGGAGTTCCTGCTCGCCGTCGTACTCGCCTACGTGTTCGCGGTACGCCTGGGCTGGTTCCCCGTCGCGGGCAGACAGGGCCCCGGCTCCTACGTCCTGCCGGTGCTCGCCCTGGCCGCAGGCCCCGCATCCGTACTGGCCAGGATCGGCAGGGTGGAGATGCTGTCGGTCCTCTCCCACGACTACGTACGCACCGCGCGCGCCAAGCGGCTGCCGCCGCGCCGGGTGTACGTACGCCACGCGCTTCCCAACGCACTGACCGCCACGCTCACCCTCGGCGGTCTGCTGCTCTCGGCGCTGGTCGCGGGAACCGTGCTGGTGGAGAACGTCTTCGCCTGGCCGGGACTCGGCTCCACGATCGTGCAGTCCATCCTGCAGAAGGACTACCCGGTGGTGCAGGGCATCGTCCTCGTCTACGGGACGGGCGTGCTCGTGGTGAACCTGCTGGTCGATGTGGCACTCGCCCTGCTCGACCCGCGCTCCGCGATCAGGGAGGCCTGA
- a CDS encoding ABC transporter ATP-binding protein has protein sequence MSELVFEGVSVRYGSRRHALTAVDGVDLTVPSGQVVGLVGESGSGKSTLARAAVGLAPLAAGRILLDGADVRRLSGRRRPLQMVFQDPYSSLDPRMSVGDSIAEAMPREGGRGGGAARRTQVARLLEQVSLDPGRAPMLPGQLSGGQRQRVALARALAGRPQVVIADEITSALDVSVQGSVLNLVRGVQRELKLTMLFISHNLAVVRYLSDHIAVMHLGRIVEAGPTDEVLADPQHPYTRELLAAVPRRTEGAL, from the coding sequence ATGAGCGAGCTGGTTTTCGAGGGGGTGAGCGTACGGTACGGCTCCCGGCGGCACGCCCTGACCGCGGTGGACGGCGTGGATCTGACGGTGCCGTCCGGCCAAGTGGTGGGCCTGGTGGGGGAGTCGGGCTCGGGCAAGTCGACGCTGGCCCGCGCCGCCGTCGGCCTGGCGCCGCTCGCCGCGGGCCGCATCCTGCTCGACGGGGCCGATGTGCGGCGGCTGTCCGGGCGCCGTCGCCCGCTGCAGATGGTCTTCCAGGACCCGTACTCCTCGCTCGACCCGCGGATGAGCGTCGGCGACTCCATCGCCGAAGCGATGCCGCGCGAAGGGGGCCGCGGCGGCGGCGCGGCCCGCCGTACCCAGGTGGCCCGGCTGCTCGAACAGGTCAGCCTCGATCCGGGCCGGGCCCCGATGCTCCCCGGGCAGCTCTCCGGCGGCCAGCGCCAGCGCGTGGCGCTGGCCCGGGCCCTGGCGGGCCGGCCGCAGGTCGTCATCGCCGACGAGATCACCTCGGCCCTCGACGTCTCCGTCCAGGGCTCCGTGCTCAACCTGGTGCGCGGTGTGCAGCGGGAGTTGAAGCTGACCATGCTGTTCATCTCGCACAACCTGGCCGTGGTGCGCTACCTCAGCGACCACATCGCCGTGATGCATCTCGGCAGGATCGTCGAGGCGGGCCCCACCGACGAAGTCCTCGCCGACCCGCAGCACCCCTACACCCGCGAGCTGCTCGCCGCCGTACCCCGCCGTACGGAAGGTGCTTTGTGA
- a CDS encoding ROK family glucokinase has translation MSTYRDFAHRGSARATVLKTVGTRERRSHLTAPRVPTVGIDIGGTKVMAGVVDADGVILERIKTETPDKSKSAKVVEDVITELVLDLSDRHDVHAVGIGAAGWVDADRSRVLFAPHLAWRDEPLRDALQARLAVPVMVDNDANTAAWAEWRFGAGRGEDHLVMITLGTGIGGAILEDGQVKRGKFGVAGEFGHMQVVPGGHRCPCGNRGCWEQYSSGNALVREARELAAADSPVAYNLIERVKGSIPDITGPLITELAREGDAMCIELFQDIGQWLGVGIANLAAALDPSCFVIGGGVSAADDLLIGPARDAFKRQLTGRGYRPEARIVKAELGPEAGMVGAADLARLIARRFRRANRRRVERYERYARASRTTQGSA, from the coding sequence ATGAGTACGTACCGCGACTTCGCGCACCGGGGCTCCGCCCGCGCCACCGTCCTGAAGACCGTCGGCACCCGCGAGCGCCGTTCCCACCTCACGGCGCCCCGGGTCCCGACGGTCGGGATCGACATCGGCGGTACGAAGGTGATGGCCGGCGTCGTCGACGCGGACGGCGTGATCCTGGAGCGGATCAAGACCGAGACGCCCGACAAGTCCAAGAGCGCCAAGGTCGTCGAGGACGTCATCACCGAGCTGGTCCTCGACCTCTCCGACCGGCACGACGTCCACGCCGTGGGCATCGGCGCGGCCGGCTGGGTCGACGCCGACCGCTCGCGCGTGCTGTTCGCCCCCCACCTGGCCTGGCGCGACGAGCCGCTGCGCGACGCGCTTCAGGCCCGTCTCGCGGTCCCCGTCATGGTCGACAACGACGCCAACACCGCCGCCTGGGCGGAGTGGCGCTTCGGCGCGGGGCGCGGCGAGGACCACCTCGTCATGATCACGCTGGGCACCGGCATCGGCGGCGCGATCCTGGAGGACGGGCAGGTCAAGCGCGGCAAGTTCGGGGTCGCGGGCGAGTTCGGCCATATGCAGGTCGTGCCCGGCGGCCACCGCTGCCCGTGCGGCAACCGCGGCTGCTGGGAGCAGTACAGCTCCGGCAACGCCCTGGTCCGCGAGGCGCGCGAGCTCGCCGCCGCCGACTCGCCGGTCGCGTACAACCTCATCGAGCGGGTCAAGGGCAGCATCCCCGACATCACGGGGCCGCTGATCACCGAGCTCGCCCGCGAGGGCGACGCGATGTGCATCGAGCTCTTCCAGGACATCGGCCAGTGGCTCGGCGTCGGCATCGCCAACCTCGCCGCCGCCCTCGACCCCTCCTGCTTCGTGATCGGCGGCGGCGTCAGCGCCGCCGACGACCTCCTCATCGGCCCCGCCCGCGACGCGTTCAAGCGCCAGCTGACCGGCCGCGGCTACCGCCCCGAGGCCCGGATCGTGAAGGCGGAGCTCGGCCCCGAGGCCGGCATGGTCGGCGCCGCCGACCTGGCCAGGCTGATCGCCCGCCGCTTCCGCCGCGCCAACCGGCGGCGTGTGGAGCGCTACGAGCGCTACGCCCGCGCCTCCCGTACCACCCAGGGATCCGCATGA